A single region of the Variovorax paradoxus genome encodes:
- a CDS encoding co-chaperone GroES, with amino-acid sequence MKLRPLADRVIVKRVDSETKTASGIVIPDAAAEKPDQGEVLAVGPGKRNDKGELTALTVKVGDRVLFGKYSGQTVKVGGDELLVMKEDDLFAVVEAK; translated from the coding sequence ATGAAACTTCGTCCTTTGGCCGATCGCGTGATCGTCAAGCGTGTTGACAGCGAAACCAAGACCGCCTCCGGCATCGTCATTCCCGACGCAGCCGCCGAAAAGCCTGACCAGGGTGAAGTCCTGGCCGTGGGCCCGGGCAAGCGCAACGACAAGGGCGAACTGACCGCACTGACCGTCAAGGTCGGCGACCGCGTCCTGTTCGGCAAGTACAGCGGCCAGACCGTCAAGGTCGGCGGCGACGAACTGCTGGTCATGAAGGAAGACGACCTGTTCGCAGTCGTCGAAGCCAAGTGA
- a CDS encoding LysR family transcriptional regulator: MASEIMDLLMSDVRLFVKAVEMGGLTQAADALGVPKASASRQLKRLEVLVGHALLHRGAGRFGLTGEGRIFLPTAKEVLEAVDQALAQLSDTNETLTGRLRISVPGYVGRELLCSHLAGFMAAHPQLKLTVNISADRVDLFREDADVMIRAGREGCEEFVARRIKKLGRVLCAAPSYLDRHPAINSVDDLAGHSFLTSGPERQAMEMVIPGRHQEYIVKAAGVFRANDPELLQRIASSGGGIALIPLLCAEGAIRSGALVSVLPSLELMPKELNLMYLPARRNTRKIRTFVDFIFEALERSIQAQKQEGPASEGGAEMFSGANPGKAELRMATQVPDQ; the protein is encoded by the coding sequence TTGGCTTCGGAAATCATGGATCTATTGATGTCGGATGTACGGCTCTTCGTAAAAGCCGTCGAGATGGGAGGATTGACGCAGGCAGCCGACGCGTTGGGGGTGCCGAAGGCTTCCGCGTCCCGGCAGCTCAAGAGGCTGGAGGTCCTGGTCGGCCATGCGCTGTTGCATCGGGGCGCAGGACGCTTCGGGCTGACCGGTGAAGGACGCATTTTCCTCCCCACCGCCAAAGAGGTGCTTGAGGCCGTGGACCAGGCTCTGGCACAGCTCTCAGACACCAACGAAACGCTGACGGGAAGGCTGCGCATTTCGGTTCCCGGTTATGTCGGCCGGGAACTGCTCTGTTCCCACTTGGCGGGCTTCATGGCTGCGCATCCCCAGCTCAAGCTCACTGTCAACATAAGTGCTGACCGGGTGGATCTGTTTCGCGAAGATGCCGACGTGATGATCCGGGCAGGGCGAGAAGGCTGTGAAGAATTCGTCGCCAGGCGCATCAAAAAGCTGGGCCGCGTCTTGTGCGCTGCGCCGTCGTATCTGGATCGCCATCCTGCAATCAATTCGGTGGACGATCTCGCGGGGCATTCTTTTTTGACGAGCGGGCCGGAACGGCAGGCCATGGAAATGGTCATCCCGGGTCGGCACCAGGAATACATCGTCAAGGCCGCAGGCGTTTTTCGCGCCAACGATCCGGAATTGCTGCAGAGAATTGCCTCCTCGGGCGGCGGCATTGCATTGATTCCCCTTCTTTGTGCCGAAGGTGCGATCCGGAGCGGCGCTTTGGTTTCCGTGCTTCCGTCGCTCGAATTGATGCCCAAGGAACTGAATCTGATGTATCTGCCCGCGCGGCGCAATACGCGAAAAATCAGAACTTTCGTCGATTTCATCTTCGAGGCGCTCGAGCGATCGATCCAGGCTCAAAAGCAGGAAGGGCCGGCTTCCGAAGGCGGCGCGGAAATGTTCAGCGGCGCGAACCCCGGCAAAGCCGAACTTCGGATGGCGACTCAAGTGCCAGACCAATGA
- a CDS encoding DUF4198 domain-containing protein → MNKLHRIAALATLAAAAVLCAAGAQAHGIWFAQRSGELALIYGEGADDLDTVKRQPLITAVTAYDASAKPVATALEVSGRLLVVDTKEKPAIVAAVLDNGTWSKTPEGKWLKKGKDEVPGALTSGHNLKYAVHLRSPLPGALPALPGHTLQIVPVDATLPEKLGQDLRLRVLYKGRPVAGALVLGDFVNDPDAKPIESGADGNVVIKVRNQGLNVITAVLATPPEDPAKTDKVEHLASLSFVLAHAPE, encoded by the coding sequence ATGAACAAACTGCACCGAATCGCCGCCCTGGCCACCCTCGCGGCGGCGGCCGTACTTTGCGCGGCCGGCGCGCAGGCGCACGGCATCTGGTTTGCCCAGCGCTCGGGCGAACTCGCGCTGATCTACGGCGAAGGCGCCGACGATCTGGACACGGTCAAGCGGCAGCCGCTGATCACCGCCGTCACCGCCTACGACGCATCCGCAAAGCCCGTGGCAACGGCGCTGGAAGTGAGCGGGCGCCTGCTGGTGGTGGACACCAAGGAGAAACCCGCCATCGTCGCGGCCGTGCTCGACAACGGCACCTGGAGCAAGACGCCGGAAGGCAAATGGCTCAAGAAGGGCAAGGACGAAGTTCCGGGCGCGCTCACCAGCGGCCACAACCTCAAATACGCGGTGCATCTGCGCAGCCCGCTGCCCGGTGCTCTGCCGGCGCTGCCTGGGCACACGCTGCAGATCGTCCCGGTCGATGCCACGCTGCCGGAAAAGCTCGGCCAAGACCTGCGCCTGCGCGTGCTCTACAAGGGCAGGCCCGTCGCGGGCGCCCTGGTGCTGGGTGACTTCGTCAACGATCCCGACGCCAAGCCCATCGAAAGCGGCGCCGACGGCAACGTGGTCATCAAGGTGCGCAACCAGGGGCTGAACGTCATCACCGCCGTGCTAGCGACGCCGCCGGAAGATCCTGCGAAGACCGACAAGGTGGAGCACCTGGCATCGCTCTCGTTCGTGCTTGCGCACGCGCCGGAATAG
- the groL gene encoding chaperonin GroEL (60 kDa chaperone family; promotes refolding of misfolded polypeptides especially under stressful conditions; forms two stacked rings of heptamers to form a barrel-shaped 14mer; ends can be capped by GroES; misfolded proteins enter the barrel where they are refolded when GroES binds) — protein MAAKDVVFGGEARARMVEGVNILANAVKVTLGPKGRNVVLERSFGAPTVTKDGVSVAKEIELKDKLQNMGAQLVKEVASKTSDNAGDGTTTATVLAQAIVREGFKYVAAGINPMDLKRGIDKAVTALVEELKKASKPTTTSKEIAQVGSISANSDETIGKLIADAMDKVGKEGVITVEDGKSLESELDVVEGMQFDRGYLSPYFINNPEKQSALLDNPFVLLFDKKISNIRDLLPTLEQVAKAGRPLLIIAEEVEGEALATLVVNTIRGILKVVAVKAPGFGDRRKAMLEDIAILTGGKVIAEEVGLTLEKVTLADLGQAKRIEVGKENTIIIDGAGAAADIEARVKQVRVQIEEATSDYDREKLQERVAKLAGGVAVIKVGAATEVEMKEKKARVEDALHATRAAVEEGVVAGGGVALLRAKQAVGDRVKGDNADQDAGIKLVLKAIEAPLREIVNNAGGEASVVVNAVLAGKGNYGFNAANDTYGDMLELGILDPTKVTRTALQNAASVASLLLTTEAMVADAPKEEAGAGGGMPDMGGMGGMGGMGM, from the coding sequence ATGGCAGCAAAAGACGTAGTCTTCGGCGGTGAAGCCCGCGCACGCATGGTCGAGGGTGTCAACATCCTCGCCAACGCAGTCAAGGTGACCCTGGGCCCCAAGGGCCGCAACGTGGTGCTTGAGCGCTCGTTCGGCGCCCCCACCGTCACCAAGGACGGTGTGTCGGTCGCCAAGGAAATCGAACTCAAGGACAAGCTCCAGAACATGGGCGCCCAGCTCGTGAAGGAAGTGGCCTCGAAGACCAGCGACAACGCTGGTGACGGCACCACCACCGCCACGGTTCTGGCACAAGCCATCGTCCGCGAAGGCTTCAAGTACGTGGCCGCCGGCATCAACCCGATGGACCTGAAGCGCGGCATCGACAAGGCCGTCACGGCCCTCGTCGAAGAGCTGAAGAAGGCTTCGAAGCCCACCACCACGTCGAAGGAAATCGCACAAGTCGGCTCGATCTCGGCCAACAGCGACGAAACCATCGGCAAGCTGATCGCTGACGCGATGGACAAGGTCGGCAAGGAAGGCGTGATCACTGTCGAAGACGGCAAGTCGCTCGAAAGCGAACTCGACGTCGTCGAAGGCATGCAGTTCGACCGCGGCTACCTGTCGCCCTATTTCATCAACAACCCCGAGAAGCAATCGGCGCTGCTCGACAACCCCTTCGTGCTGCTGTTCGACAAGAAGATCAGCAACATCCGCGACCTGCTCCCCACGCTGGAACAAGTTGCCAAGGCCGGCCGTCCCCTGCTGATCATTGCCGAAGAAGTCGAAGGCGAAGCCCTGGCTACCCTCGTGGTGAACACGATCCGCGGCATCCTGAAGGTCGTGGCTGTCAAGGCTCCTGGCTTCGGCGACCGCCGCAAGGCCATGCTGGAAGACATCGCCATCCTGACGGGCGGCAAGGTCATCGCTGAAGAAGTGGGCCTGACGCTCGAAAAGGTGACGCTGGCCGACCTGGGCCAAGCCAAGCGCATCGAAGTTGGCAAGGAAAACACCATCATCATCGACGGCGCCGGCGCTGCTGCCGACATCGAAGCCCGCGTGAAGCAAGTGCGCGTGCAGATCGAAGAAGCCACGAGCGACTACGACCGTGAAAAGCTGCAAGAGCGCGTGGCCAAGCTGGCCGGCGGTGTTGCCGTGATCAAGGTTGGCGCCGCCACCGAAGTCGAAATGAAGGAAAAGAAGGCTCGCGTCGAAGACGCCCTGCACGCCACCCGCGCTGCAGTGGAAGAAGGCGTTGTGGCTGGCGGCGGCGTGGCTCTGCTGCGTGCCAAGCAAGCCGTGGGCGACCGCGTGAAGGGCGACAACGCCGACCAGGACGCCGGCATCAAGCTGGTGCTCAAGGCGATCGAAGCGCCCCTGCGCGAAATCGTGAACAACGCCGGCGGCGAAGCCTCGGTGGTGGTGAACGCTGTGTTGGCCGGCAAGGGCAACTACGGCTTCAACGCTGCGAATGACACGTACGGCGACATGCTCGAGCTGGGCATTCTGGACCCGACCAAGGTCACCCGCACCGCGCTGCAGAACGCAGCATCGGTTGCTTCGCTGCTGCTGACGACCGAAGCCATGGTCGCCGACGCACCGAAGGAAGAAGCCGGTGCCGGCGGCGGCATGCCCGACATGGGCGGCATGGGTGGCATGGGCGGCATGGGCATGTAA